Proteins encoded in a region of the Vicia villosa cultivar HV-30 ecotype Madison, WI linkage group LG5, Vvil1.0, whole genome shotgun sequence genome:
- the LOC131605341 gene encoding protein DMP7-like codes for MDLQVDIERQPLLQNAPQKIPKTPTQKTMRKALKGTTCLANLLPTGTVLIFQTLSPALTHRGQCPTQTSKIMTICLLSYCSLSCFLLSFTDSFRDERGKVRYGFATLNGIWVMDGTVKLHVEEARKYKLRLIDLFHACGSILVFGAIALFNQSVVACLAPKPSEEAKKILGVLPIGIGIFCSILFVLFPSQRHGIGFPLSRD; via the coding sequence atggatcttcaagtggatATCGAACGACAACCTCTATTACAAAATGCACCAcaaaaaattcccaaaacacCAACACAAAAGACCATGAGAAAAGCATTGAAAGGCACAACATGTTTAGCAAATCTTCTTCCAACAGGAACTGTTCTAATATTTCAAACATTATCACCAGCTTTAACACACAGAGGCCAGTGTCCTACACAAACAAGCAAAATCATGACAATATGTCTCTTATCATATTGCAGCCTCTCGTGTTTTCTTCTATCATTCACAGACAGTTTTagagatgaaagaggaaaagtTAGATATGGCTTTGCTACATTGAATGGTATTTGGGTTATGGATGGAACGGTTAAGCTTCATGTTGAAGAGGCAAGGAAATATAAGCTAAGGCTTATTGATTTGTTTCATGCATGTGGGTCTATATTGGTTTTTGGTGCAATTGCACTTTTTAATCAAAGTGTTGTTGCATGTTTGGCTCCAAAACCTTCTGAGGAAGCTAAGAAGATTTTGGGAGTATTGCCTATTGGAATTGGAATTTTTTGTagtattttgtttgttttatttcctTCTCAAAGACATGGGATTGGCTTTCCTCTCTCACGTGATTAA